The following coding sequences are from one Paracoccus alcaliphilus window:
- a CDS encoding LutC/YkgG family protein, translating to MTAPKAAPVTARDRILAAIRKAAPPATPDAIAAEAAALLEIPDSTRPRLASATLPEAFAAKATALGTTIDHVADMAGVPQAVRRYLDGHGLPPSIALEPAPELAALDWSSTSTHSEIAADEPAALGLALWGIAENGSLVIHSGPYTPILLSFLPLHHLVVLRADTLLPYLEDYARTLSQLASPRNAILITGPSGTTDIEGSYVRGAHGPGYLHVIVVAPTG from the coding sequence ATGACCGCCCCCAAAGCTGCCCCCGTGACTGCCCGCGACAGAATCCTTGCCGCGATCCGCAAGGCCGCCCCGCCCGCCACACCCGATGCCATCGCCGCCGAGGCCGCCGCCCTGCTGGAGATACCCGACAGCACCCGCCCGCGCCTTGCCTCGGCCACCCTGCCCGAGGCCTTCGCCGCCAAGGCCACCGCCCTTGGCACCACCATCGACCATGTGGCGGACATGGCCGGGGTGCCGCAGGCGGTCCGCCGCTATCTGGACGGCCACGGACTGCCACCCTCTATCGCGCTGGAACCCGCGCCCGAACTGGCGGCGCTGGACTGGTCCAGCACCTCCACCCATTCGGAAATCGCCGCAGACGAACCCGCAGCCCTTGGCCTTGCGCTGTGGGGCATCGCGGAAAACGGATCGCTGGTGATCCATTCCGGCCCATATACGCCGATCCTTTTGTCCTTCCTGCCGCTGCACCACCTCGTCGTGCTGCGCGCGGACACCCTGCTCCCATATCTGGAGGATTACGCCCGGACCCTGTCGCAGCTTGCCTCGCCCCGCAACGCCATCCTGATCACCGGCCCAAGCGGCACCACCGATATCGAGGGCAGCTATGTCCGCGGCGCACATGGCCCGGGCTACCTCCATGTCATCGTCGTCGCCCCAACAGGCTGA
- a CDS encoding lactate utilization protein B, which produces MQTATKTPFKDRARAALADRTLKLAIDRTTGTAETKRAAAVAGFPEFQAARERGRAIKDHVIANLGHYLEMFERNATASGAQVHWASDDAEARAIVTRICLNANAKIVTRSKSMLGEEIGLPHALADAGIERVETDLAEHIIQLAGEAPSHIIWPAMHRTREQVADLFREGHNPPPEAEDPATMVQSARVQLRAKFLGADVGISGANFLVADTGATCTVTNEGNAELTTTPPRIHIVTAGIEKIVPSTAHAFALLRLLVRSATGGEMTQYTTFHCGPKRPGDADGPEEMHIVLVDNGRTRMLADEFREMLRCIRCGACMNHCVVYRQIGGHAYGGTYPGPMGSVLTPVLDGLAASRDLPNACTMNGRCAEVCPVEIPLPTLLRAWRVRSWREGLEPGTLRAGIGLWARLAHRPRLYRLASRIGVRALRLFGKGGWISRLPLAGGWTAYRDLPRPPGRTFMEQYRARQKKGTRT; this is translated from the coding sequence ATGCAGACCGCCACCAAGACGCCGTTCAAGGACCGCGCCAGGGCAGCCCTTGCCGACCGCACGCTGAAGCTGGCCATCGACCGCACAACCGGCACCGCCGAGACGAAACGCGCCGCCGCCGTCGCCGGCTTTCCCGAATTTCAGGCGGCCCGCGAACGTGGCCGCGCGATCAAGGACCACGTCATCGCCAATCTGGGCCATTACCTCGAAATGTTCGAGCGTAATGCGACCGCCAGCGGCGCGCAGGTCCATTGGGCCAGCGACGATGCCGAGGCCCGCGCCATCGTCACCCGCATCTGTCTGAACGCGAACGCGAAGATCGTCACCCGATCGAAATCCATGCTGGGCGAGGAAATCGGCCTGCCCCACGCCCTTGCAGATGCCGGGATCGAGCGGGTCGAGACCGATCTGGCCGAGCATATCATCCAGCTTGCGGGCGAGGCGCCGTCGCATATCATCTGGCCCGCCATGCACCGCACGCGCGAGCAGGTGGCGGACCTGTTCCGCGAGGGCCACAACCCACCGCCCGAGGCAGAAGACCCCGCCACCATGGTCCAAAGCGCGCGGGTGCAGCTGCGTGCCAAGTTTCTGGGTGCGGATGTCGGCATTTCGGGTGCGAATTTCCTTGTCGCCGATACCGGCGCGACCTGCACCGTCACCAACGAGGGCAATGCCGAACTGACCACCACGCCGCCGCGCATCCATATCGTGACGGCGGGGATCGAAAAGATCGTGCCCTCGACCGCCCATGCCTTCGCGCTGTTGCGGCTTTTGGTGCGGTCCGCGACGGGCGGCGAGATGACGCAATACACCACCTTCCATTGCGGCCCGAAACGCCCCGGCGATGCCGACGGCCCCGAAGAAATGCATATCGTGCTGGTCGATAACGGCCGCACCCGGATGCTGGCCGACGAATTCCGCGAGATGCTGCGCTGCATCCGCTGCGGCGCCTGCATGAACCATTGCGTGGTCTATCGCCAGATCGGCGGGCATGCCTATGGCGGTACGTATCCCGGCCCGATGGGCTCGGTGCTGACGCCGGTTCTGGACGGGCTGGCGGCGTCGCGCGACCTGCCCAACGCCTGCACCATGAACGGCCGCTGCGCCGAGGTCTGCCCGGTCGAAATCCCGCTGCCGACGCTGTTGCGCGCATGGCGCGTCCGAAGCTGGCGCGAAGGGCTGGAGCCCGGCACGCTGCGCGCCGGCATCGGTCTGTGGGCCCGGCTGGCGCACCGGCCCCGGCTCTATCGGCTGGCCAGCCGCATCGGCGTCCGGGCGCTGCGTTTGTTCGGCAAAGGCGGCTGGATCTCCCGCTTGCCGCTGGCCGGGGGCTGGACGGCATATCGCGACCTGCCCCGCCCGCCCGGCCGGACCTTCATGGAACAGTACCGCGCCCGGCAGAAGAAAGGGACCCGCACATGA
- a CDS encoding (Fe-S)-binding protein has protein sequence MSGKPNPRVGLFVTCLVDAIRPQIGFAAIQLLEEAGCTVEVPQAQTCCGQPAFNSGDNRDTERLARQTIAAFEGFDHVVLPSGSCAATMVHGWPDLLAGDPDWAARAKAFAAKTHEITSFLVDVMGYAPQGRRLDASATYHDSCSGLRELGIAGQPRALLSHVEGLRMRGLEGNDVCCGFGGTFCVKYSAISNGIVTEKAEAVEKTGADLLLAGDLGCLMNMAGKLHRRGAKTRCFHTIEVLAGVASGPAIGEEG, from the coding sequence ATGTCCGGAAAGCCAAATCCTCGGGTCGGTCTGTTCGTGACCTGTCTCGTCGATGCCATCCGTCCGCAGATCGGCTTTGCCGCCATCCAGCTGCTGGAAGAGGCCGGATGCACGGTCGAGGTGCCGCAGGCGCAGACCTGCTGCGGTCAGCCCGCCTTCAACAGCGGCGACAACCGTGACACGGAGCGGCTGGCACGCCAGACCATCGCCGCCTTCGAGGGGTTCGACCATGTCGTCCTGCCCTCGGGGTCCTGCGCGGCGACGATGGTGCATGGCTGGCCGGACCTGCTGGCGGGCGACCCCGACTGGGCCGCCCGCGCCAAGGCCTTCGCGGCCAAAACCCACGAGATCACCAGCTTTCTGGTCGATGTCATGGGCTACGCACCACAGGGGCGGAGGCTGGATGCCTCCGCCACCTATCACGACAGCTGTTCCGGCCTGCGCGAGCTGGGCATCGCCGGACAGCCGCGCGCATTGTTGTCCCATGTCGAGGGGCTGAGGATGCGCGGGCTGGAAGGCAACGATGTCTGCTGCGGCTTCGGCGGCACCTTCTGCGTGAAATATTCCGCCATCTCGAACGGGATCGTCACCGAAAAAGCCGAAGCCGTGGAAAAGACCGGCGCGGATCTGCTGCTGGCGGGCGATCTGGGTTGTCTGATGAACATGGCGGGCAAGCTGCACCGGCGCGGCGCGAAAACCCGCTGTTTCCACACCATCGAGGTTCTGGCGGGCGTGGCCTCTGGCCCCGCCATCGGCGAGGAGGGATAG
- a CDS encoding L-lactate permease, giving the protein MAGLMIFILALLPIATVFVLLVVLARSAKFSMFVAYVVTVLTALLVWGTELNTVLGATVNGAVTAISLLYIVFGAILMLYTLEESGGIRSIRSGFTSISPDRRVQAIIIAWMFGSLIEGASGFGTPAAIAAPLLVAIGFPAMAAVMVTLIIQSTPVSFGAVGTPILVGVRTGLEGQPLVDATIAPMPFFDYLLEITVKVATLHGLVGFLIPLILVGMLTRFFGANRSFAEGFRIWKFALFAGLAFTVPYYIIAVVLGPEFPSLLGGIIGLLIVVPAAKRGFLIPQEVFDFPARKDWDPAWVGKLDDLEVHHASKPLMPLLKAWAPYVFVVILLVLTRTVGPLKAWLNSPEVTIALDNLFSSGINARVQVLYLPGTILILASIFTWFYHGMKVSDYGRALKSSGSTMMAAAPALLLAVPMVQVFLNSASDTLASMPIVLAEGVSSVVGNGWPMFAPLIGAMGAFVAGSNTISNMMFSLFQFSTAEQIGLGAAGASTVVALQAIGGAAGNMICVHNVVAASATVGLTDREGAIIRQTLIPMAYYVVQGGLLGFALLSGNFMWWIAAVIWAAAVLFAMSRNRGHAPAPVTASN; this is encoded by the coding sequence ATGGCTGGCCTGATGATATTCATCCTTGCGCTTCTGCCGATTGCGACGGTTTTCGTGTTGCTGGTGGTGCTGGCGCGTTCTGCCAAGTTCTCGATGTTCGTGGCCTATGTGGTGACGGTGCTGACCGCGCTGCTGGTCTGGGGCACGGAGCTGAACACCGTGCTGGGCGCGACCGTCAATGGCGCCGTGACCGCGATCAGCCTGCTCTATATCGTCTTCGGCGCAATCCTGATGCTGTATACGCTTGAGGAAAGCGGCGGCATCCGCTCGATCCGCAGCGGCTTCACCTCGATCTCGCCCGACCGGCGGGTGCAGGCGATCATCATCGCCTGGATGTTCGGATCGCTGATCGAGGGCGCTTCGGGTTTCGGCACCCCCGCCGCCATCGCGGCGCCGCTGCTGGTCGCCATCGGCTTTCCCGCCATGGCCGCGGTCATGGTGACGCTGATCATCCAGTCCACGCCGGTATCCTTCGGCGCGGTCGGCACCCCGATCCTTGTCGGGGTGCGCACCGGGCTGGAGGGGCAGCCGCTTGTGGACGCGACCATCGCGCCCATGCCGTTCTTCGATTACCTGCTGGAAATCACCGTCAAGGTGGCGACGCTGCACGGGTTGGTCGGTTTCCTGATCCCGCTGATCCTGGTGGGGATGCTGACCCGTTTCTTCGGCGCCAACCGCTCGTTCGCCGAGGGCTTCCGCATCTGGAAATTCGCGCTGTTCGCGGGCCTCGCCTTCACCGTTCCCTATTACATCATCGCGGTGGTCCTGGGGCCGGAATTCCCCTCGCTTCTGGGCGGGATCATCGGGCTGCTGATCGTGGTTCCGGCGGCAAAACGCGGCTTCCTGATCCCGCAAGAGGTCTTTGACTTTCCCGCCCGCAAGGACTGGGATCCGGCATGGGTGGGCAAGCTGGACGATCTGGAGGTTCACCATGCCAGCAAGCCGCTGATGCCGCTGCTGAAGGCATGGGCGCCCTATGTCTTCGTGGTGATCCTGCTGGTGCTGACCCGCACGGTCGGGCCGCTCAAGGCATGGCTGAACTCTCCCGAGGTGACCATCGCGCTGGACAACCTGTTCAGTTCGGGCATCAACGCGCGGGTGCAGGTGCTGTACCTGCCGGGCACGATCCTGATCCTTGCCTCGATCTTCACCTGGTTCTATCACGGCATGAAGGTCAGCGATTACGGCCGCGCCCTGAAATCCTCGGGTTCAACCATGATGGCCGCCGCGCCCGCGCTGCTGCTGGCAGTGCCGATGGTGCAGGTGTTCCTGAACTCGGCATCCGACACGCTGGCCAGCATGCCCATCGTTCTGGCCGAGGGCGTGTCTTCGGTGGTGGGCAACGGATGGCCGATGTTCGCGCCGCTGATCGGGGCGATGGGGGCCTTTGTCGCCGGGTCGAACACGATCAGCAACATGATGTTCTCGCTGTTCCAGTTCTCGACCGCCGAACAGATTGGTCTGGGCGCGGCTGGCGCCAGCACCGTCGTCGCCTTGCAGGCCATCGGCGGGGCTGCGGGCAACATGATCTGCGTCCATAACGTCGTGGCCGCATCCGCCACCGTCGGCCTGACCGACCGAGAGGGCGCGATCATCCGCCAGACCCTGATCCCGATGGCCTATTATGTGGTGCAGGGCGGGTTGTTGGGCTTTGCGCTGCTGAGCGGCAACTTCATGTGGTGGATCGCCGCCGTGATCTGGGCCGCAGCCGTGCTGTTCGCCATGTCCCGCAACCGAGGCCATGCCCCTGCCCCCGTAACCGCAAGCAACTGA
- a CDS encoding NAD(P)(+) transhydrogenase (Re/Si-specific) subunit beta, which translates to MEYGFTTAVYVVASILFILSLGGLSGQESAKRAIWYGIVGMALAVLATLFGPGAGNWWLSAIMIAIGGSVGFVIAKRVQMTEMPQLVAAMHSLVGLAAVFVGFNAQIELARVLREKAADAAVTFEGFAAVLAHKTPAEIAVLKIEVFLGIFIGAITFTGSVVAFGKLAGRIDGKPKKLPGGHMLNATALALSILFGVLYCADVGSPVLWLVLITLLAFFIGYHLIMGIGGADMPVVVSMLNSYSGWAAAAIGFTLGNDLLIVTGALVGSSGAILSYIMCKAMNRHFVSVILGGFGGETGPAAEIEGEQIAIDADGVAAALNDADSVVIVPGYGMAVAQAQAAVSELTRKLRAAGKEVRFAIHPVAGRLPGHMNVLLAEAKVPYDIVLEMDEINDDFPSTDVVIVIGSNDIVNPAAQDDPNSPIAGMPVLEVWKAKQVFVSKRGQGTGYSGIENPLFFKENTRMFYGDAKDSINKLMPMVE; encoded by the coding sequence ATGGAATACGGATTTACCACTGCCGTCTATGTGGTTGCTTCGATCCTGTTCATCCTCTCGCTGGGGGGGCTGTCGGGTCAGGAAAGCGCCAAGCGCGCGATCTGGTACGGCATCGTCGGCATGGCGCTGGCGGTGCTGGCGACGCTGTTCGGGCCGGGCGCGGGCAACTGGTGGCTGTCGGCGATCATGATCGCCATCGGCGGCAGCGTCGGTTTCGTCATCGCCAAGCGCGTGCAGATGACCGAGATGCCGCAGCTGGTCGCGGCGATGCACAGCCTCGTCGGTCTGGCGGCGGTCTTTGTCGGCTTCAACGCCCAGATCGAGCTGGCCCGGGTGCTGCGCGAAAAGGCCGCCGATGCCGCCGTCACCTTCGAGGGCTTCGCCGCCGTTCTGGCCCACAAGACCCCGGCCGAGATCGCGGTGCTGAAGATCGAGGTGTTCCTTGGCATCTTCATCGGCGCGATCACCTTCACCGGCTCGGTCGTGGCCTTCGGCAAGCTGGCGGGCCGCATCGACGGCAAGCCGAAAAAGCTGCCGGGCGGGCATATGCTGAATGCCACCGCGCTGGCGCTGTCGATCCTGTTCGGGGTGCTTTACTGCGCCGATGTCGGTTCCCCCGTGCTGTGGCTGGTGCTGATCACCCTGCTGGCCTTCTTCATCGGCTATCACCTGATCATGGGCATCGGCGGCGCCGACATGCCGGTGGTTGTGTCGATGCTGAACAGCTATTCCGGCTGGGCGGCGGCGGCGATCGGCTTCACGCTTGGCAATGACCTGCTGATCGTGACCGGCGCGCTGGTCGGCTCGTCAGGTGCGATCCTGTCCTATATCATGTGCAAGGCGATGAACCGCCATTTCGTCAGCGTGATCCTGGGCGGCTTCGGCGGCGAGACCGGCCCTGCCGCGGAGATCGAGGGCGAACAGATCGCCATCGACGCCGACGGCGTGGCGGCGGCGCTGAACGATGCCGACAGCGTGGTGATCGTGCCGGGTTACGGCATGGCGGTGGCGCAGGCGCAGGCGGCGGTGTCGGAACTGACGCGCAAGCTGCGCGCGGCGGGCAAGGAGGTGCGTTTCGCCATCCACCCGGTCGCGGGCCGTCTGCCCGGCCACATGAACGTGCTGCTGGCCGAGGCGAAGGTGCCTTACGACATCGTGCTGGAGATGGACGAGATCAACGACGATTTCCCCTCGACCGACGTGGTGATCGTGATCGGCAGCAACGACATCGTGAACCCGGCGGCGCAGGACGATCCCAACAGCCCCATCGCCGGGATGCCGGTGCTGGAGGTCTGGAAGGCAAAACAGGTCTTCGTGTCAAAACGCGGTCAGGGCACCGGCTATTCCGGCATCGAAAACCCCCTGTTCTTCAAGGAAAACACCCGAATGTTCTATGGCGACGCAAAGGACAGCATCAATAAACTCATGCCAATGGTCGAGTGA
- a CDS encoding Re/Si-specific NAD(P)(+) transhydrogenase subunit alpha has product MKIGALKESFEGEARVSITPSSSLHLQKLGHEVFIESGAGARAGFSDEDYAAAGVTVEATAASLLAAVDVVARVRPPSESEIGQMREGQTLISFFYPAQNSELLEAARQQGITAIAMDMVPRISRAQKMDALSSMANIAGYRSVIEAANNFGRFFTGQVTAAGKVPPARVLVVGAGVAGLAAIGASVSLGAQVYAFDVRPEVAEQIESMGAEFVFLDFEEQAQDGAATGGYAAPSSPEFREKQLEKFRELAPQMDIVITTALIPGRDAPKLWTKDMVEAMKRGSVIVDLAAEKGGNCDLTVPDERIVTNNGVTIIGYTDFPSRMGAQASELYGNNIRHFMSDLTLKKDGVIDHNMEDDVIRGATVTRDHDITWPPPPPKVAAIAAQKPKEKKKELTVEERRAAEVAAFRAETRSQVTLLVAGGLFLLLIGLVAPASFLSHFIVFVLACFVGFRVIWNVAHSLHTPLMAITNAISSIIILGALMQIGSGSAWVVVLGALAVLMAGVNIFGGFLVTRRMLAMFQKS; this is encoded by the coding sequence ATGAAGATCGGCGCGTTGAAGGAGAGTTTTGAGGGGGAGGCTCGTGTTTCGATCACGCCCTCCTCGTCCTTGCATCTCCAGAAACTGGGACATGAGGTATTCATCGAATCCGGGGCTGGCGCGCGCGCCGGTTTCTCGGACGAGGATTACGCGGCGGCGGGGGTGACGGTCGAGGCGACGGCGGCCAGCCTTCTGGCGGCGGTCGATGTGGTGGCCAGGGTGCGCCCCCCCAGCGAGAGCGAAATCGGCCAGATGCGCGAAGGCCAGACGCTGATCTCGTTCTTTTATCCGGCGCAGAACAGCGAGTTGCTGGAAGCAGCCCGCCAGCAGGGCATCACCGCCATCGCCATGGACATGGTGCCGCGGATCTCGCGGGCGCAGAAGATGGACGCGCTGTCCTCGATGGCCAATATCGCCGGTTACCGTTCGGTGATCGAGGCGGCCAACAATTTCGGCCGTTTCTTCACCGGTCAGGTGACGGCGGCGGGCAAGGTGCCTCCGGCCAGGGTTCTGGTGGTGGGCGCGGGCGTGGCCGGTCTGGCGGCGATCGGGGCTTCGGTCAGTCTGGGCGCGCAGGTTTATGCCTTCGACGTGCGCCCCGAAGTGGCCGAGCAGATCGAATCGATGGGGGCCGAGTTCGTCTTTCTCGATTTCGAGGAACAGGCGCAGGACGGGGCCGCGACCGGCGGCTATGCCGCGCCCTCCAGCCCGGAATTCCGCGAAAAGCAGCTGGAGAAGTTCCGCGAGCTGGCGCCGCAGATGGATATCGTCATCACCACGGCGCTGATCCCGGGCCGCGATGCGCCCAAGCTGTGGACGAAGGACATGGTCGAGGCGATGAAGCGCGGCAGCGTCATCGTCGATCTGGCCGCCGAAAAGGGCGGCAATTGCGATCTGACCGTGCCGGACGAGCGGATCGTGACCAACAATGGCGTGACCATCATCGGCTATACCGATTTCCCCTCGCGCATGGGTGCACAGGCCTCCGAGCTTTACGGCAACAACATCCGCCATTTCATGTCCGATCTGACGCTGAAGAAAGACGGCGTGATCGACCACAACATGGAGGACGACGTGATCCGTGGCGCCACCGTCACCCGCGATCACGACATCACCTGGCCGCCTCCGCCGCCGAAGGTTGCGGCCATCGCGGCGCAGAAGCCCAAGGAGAAGAAGAAGGAACTGACGGTCGAGGAGCGCCGTGCCGCCGAGGTCGCGGCCTTCCGCGCCGAGACCAGAAGCCAGGTCACGCTGCTGGTGGCCGGGGGTCTGTTCCTGCTGCTGATCGGGCTGGTCGCTCCGGCCAGCTTCCTGTCGCATTTCATCGTCTTCGTGCTGGCCTGTTTCGTGGGCTTCCGGGTGATCTGGAACGTCGCCCATTCGCTGCACACGCCGCTGATGGCGATCACCAATGCGATCTCGTCGATCATCATTCTGGGGGCGCTGATGCAGATCGGCTCGGGCTCGGCCTGGGTGGTGGTGCTGGGGGCGCTGGCGGTGCTGATGGCGGGCGTCAACATCTTCGGCGGCTTCCTCGTCACCCGGCGCATGCTCGCCATGTTCCAGAAATCGTAA